A window from Cydia amplana chromosome 12, ilCydAmpl1.1, whole genome shotgun sequence encodes these proteins:
- the LOC134652702 gene encoding putative nuclease HARBI1, with protein sequence MALFFILNEEIRARKIQRARLRDLANPFELPEQEFFHNYRMNKPMAMYLCRELEDALAPRQQHGLPVHIKVLVAIKFMAGGSYQREVGQDHTLCVAQRTASKYLSQVVAAINRSLKPKWICFPGTEGERRDVAAAFEQKYGLPDLLGAVDCTHVSIFPPPRPHGLQFINRKGKHTINVQLIADVNCRLLHVNAQYPGRVHDQFIFNHSVIKNEMRRLYDHRIGSYYLLGDSGYGLEPWLMTPVLNAAPESAEERYTAWHCLSATRSSGPTDT encoded by the exons ATGGCTTTGTTCTTCATATTAAATGAGGAAATACGTGCCCGAAAGATTCAGCGGGCTCGTCTCAGGGATTTAGCTAACCCCTTCGAGCTCCCGGAACAAGAGTTTTTCCACAACTACCGGATGAATAAGCCTATGGCTATGTACTTGTGCCGGGAGCTGGAAGATGCGTTGGCTCCCCGGCAACAACATGGCCTCCCTGTCCACATAAAg GTGCTGGTTGCCATTAAGTTCATGGCAGGTGGCAGCTACCAGCGGGAGGTCGGACAGGACCACACTTTGTGCGTGGCACAAAGGACAGCCTCCAAATACCTAAGCCAGGTGGTCGCTGCTATTAACAGAAG CCTTAAACCTAAATGGATATGCTTCCCGGGTACCGAGGGGGAAAGACGAGACGTCGCGGCGGCTTTTGAACAAAAATATGGCTTGCCTGATTTGTTGGGAGCTGTCGACTGCACCCACGTCTCGATCTTTCCTCCTCCTCGACCGCACGGCCTGCAGTTCATCAACCGTAAGGGCAAGCATACCATCAACGTGCAATTG ATCGCTGATGTAAACTGCAGGTTGCTGCACGTAAATGCGCAGTACCCGGGGAGAGTCCATGACCAGTTCATTTTTAATCACTCCGTGATTAAAAATGAGATGCGCCGGCTGTACGACCACAGAATCGGGTCTTATTACCTGCTGG GAGATTCAGGTTACGGACTGGAGCCATGGCTTATGACTCCAGTCCTTAACGCTGCCCCGGAGTCTGCGGAGGAGCGGTACACAGCGTGGCACTGCTTGTCCGCAACACGATCGAGCGGACCAACGGATACCTAA
- the LOC134652799 gene encoding endothelial differentiation-related factor 1-like yields the protein MSESDWDTVTILRKKPLKASALKTEQAVNAARRQGLPVDTQQKYGAGTNKQHGTTKNTAKLDRETEELKHEKVTLDLGKLIMQGRQAKGMSQKDLATKICEKPQIVNDYEAGRGIPNNMVIGKIERAIGIKLRGKERGQPLQPPGKQ from the coding sequence ATGTCTGAATCTGACTGGGATACTGTTACTATTCTTCGCAAGAAGCCTCTGAAGGCATCTGCATTGAAAACCGAGCAGGCTGTGAATGCCGCACGCCGTCAAGGCCTACCCGTCGACACCCAACAAAAATACGGTGCAGGAACTAATAAGCAGCATGGCACCACGAAAAATACGGCGAAACTCGATAGAGAGACGGAAGAGTTGAAACACGAAAAGGTTACACTGGACCTTGGCAAGCTTATCATGCAGGGAAGACAGGCAAAGGGCATGAGCCAGAAAGACTTAGCCACGAAGATCTGCGAGAAGCCACAGATTGTAAACGACTACGAAGCCGGTCGCGGGATCCCGAACAACATGGTTATTGGGAAGATTGAAAGGGCAATTGGAATAAAACTTCGTGGAAAGGAACGCGGCCAACCGCTTCAGCCTCCTGGAAAGCAATAA